The genomic stretch ATCCGCTTGCCGGGCGTGCAAAAGCTGAAGCGGAACAAAACGGCAGGTGCGGAAAAAGGAACGGAGAAGCTGGTGCCGATGAATTGACTGTGACATCGGATCGGGACGTGGAAGGGGTCGGCAAGGCGTATGCTTTTCGAGAAAGGGCGCTCCTATGGAGTGCCCTTTCGTGCTATGTGCTATGTGCTATGTGCTATGTGCTATGTGCTATGTGCTATGTGCTATGTGCTATGTGCTATGTGATGGTGGGTGGGCGTGCAGTCGAGCACCTGTGGATTAGGCGATCGGTACGGGGAAGTGGAAGTTGACAGCGGCGTCTCCAGAGCGCCGACTGATCGGGGGTGGCAATGGATCGACACACATTTTCTGAAGATAACGATAGTATCTTGTACGGTGATGATTAGACCGCTTCGGGAACGGCAAAGATGGTACGTAACATGTTCTTTGGAGAGGTGGAACTCATATGTGGCAAAAGATGAAGATGAAGCAGATTTTGTTGATTACCGACGGGTGTTCGAACAAAGGAAGCGACCCGGTGCAGGCAGCCCGCATGGCGCATGGCCAGGGAATTGCGGTCAATGTGATCGGCATCGTCGATGGCGGTGATCTGGGCTCAGCTGGGCGGATCGAAGCTGCGGAGATCGCCGAAGCGGGCGGTGGGCTGTCGCGAATTGTGGAAGCGAAGCAATTGGCGATGACGATGCATATGATGACAAAGCACACGGTGCAGATGACGATTCAGCAGGTGGTCAACAAAGAGCTGAAGCAACTCCTTGGCACCGACGCAGAAGGTCTGCCGCCAGAAAAGCGCACCGAGGTGGCGGAGATGGTTGATCGCATGGGCGATGAAGCGTTGTTGCAACTGGTTCTGCTAATCGACACGTCCGCTTCGATGCACGACAAACTGCCCACGGTGCGCGAGGCGATTCGCGACCTGCAGATCGGTCTCGACGTGAGGAAAGGCGCGCATCAGGTGGCGATCCTCTCGTTCCCCGGCTCCTCGAAAGAAGATGTGTGCGTGCTGGCCGACTTCAGCGCCGCACCCAATCTGAACAAGCTTTCCAACGACCTGCGCGCCCAAGGTGGCACGCCGACCGGACCTGCGATCGAGCGCGCTTTGCAACTGTTCGCTGGGAACGCCAAGCCCGATCTGACTCCCTACCGTGAAGAGGACGACCGCGATGGCGACATGGCAGCCTACGTCATCTAAGCCGCTGTTTTGCAGTGGAGAAGTGGTAAGAGGCGTCTGGAACAAGCGGAGCTACCTCGTCGAAGGGTTGCTCGGTCGCGGGGCCAACGGCGAAGTGTACCGCGTGCGCAAAACGAACGGAGAACGGCTGGCGCTAAAAGTGTCGCCTCAGTCGAGTGACATCGCGCTGGAACATAAAATATTGCAACAGCTGCAAGGGGCGGCCCGGGGCATCGACCTCGGGCCGCTCGTCTTTGACTTGGATGATGTGAGCACGCCGCGGGGCAAGGCGTTCTTTTACGTGATGGAACAGGTGCATGGCACGGCGTTACCCCCATTTTTGAAAAAAAGGGGTCGGCACTGGACGAGCGTCCTGATGCTCCAACTGTGTACCTATCTGGAGCAGATGCATCAGCTCGGCTTCTGTTTTGGCGACTTGAAGGTGGAGAACTGTCTGGTCGATGAGCAGCGCGGACGTCTGCGCTTGGTCGATTTTGGTGGGGTGACGCCGTTTGGGCGCGGGGTGAAGGAGTACACCGAATGGTACGACCGGGCCTGGTGGGGGCAGGGCAGCCGCCGCGCGGAGGAGTCTTACGATGTGTTCGCGCTGTCGATGATGGTCGTGGCCCTGCTCGCTCCCGACCTGCGCCACAAGTTGGCCGCACTGACAGTGCCCAATTTCTCATTGTTGATGCAGAGCGTGGCGGCCGACCCACGTTTTGGCCCGTGGCGCAAGGCGCTGCAGTCTGTGTGGAGCGGGCGGACGAAGACGGTGGCGCGCTTTCGGGAACTGCTGTTGCCGATGGTCAATGCGAGCGTACAGCATGAAAAACGGGAGAAGAGGGACAATCCGTCCCACGATTGGAGCGATGTGCTGTTGTTCGGCTCGGCTGCCGTGCTCATCGGCGTCGTTTGCCTGATCTTTTTGTAGTGGGACGGAAGGAAACTACGACCCGAACGCGAACTCTGTGAAAACGATTTTTAAGGGAACAGGTGAACACGCGATGAGCATAAGTTTAGAAACGGCGTTAGACCTGTGCCTGCGGGCCGGGAATATCATGTTGAGGTGTGGGGCTGAGACTTCGCGGGTCGAAGATACGATCAAGCGGCTCGGCAGTGCGTACGGAGTCGATCAGGTGCAGAGCTTCGTCACGCCGACCGGAATTTTTATCTCGGTCGAGATCGAAGGGGAGACCACGCGCACCGGCATCCTGCGCATCACCGGGTCGTCGAGTATCAATCTGACCAAAGTCCACAAGGTCAACTCGATCTCGCGCCTGTATGCACAGGGCCAAGTCAGCATAGAAGAAGTGTTTGCCACCTTAGACGAAATCGAACGGACACCGTTTACGTATCGCCTGCGCTATCAGCATCTGGCTTCGGCATTCGCTTCGGGTGCTTTTGCCGTCTTGTTCGGTGGGAGTTGGCCGGAATTTGTGGTCGGTGCTTTTTGTGGCTGGATCTCACATTTTGTGTTGGGCATGCTCGGAGAGCGGATGCCCAATTTTCTCTGCGTTTTCTTCGCCGCCTTCGCGGGCGTATCGCTCGCGGTGATCGGGATCGAGCTATCGGTCGCCACCAAATTTGAAGCGACGATCATCGGGTCGGTGATCCCGCTCGTCCCCGGTGTGGCGGTGACCAACGCCGTGCGCGACCTGATGTCGGGGGAGTTGATCTCCGGCGTGGCGCGGGCGGCCGAAGCGTTTCTGATCGCGTTTGCGATCGCAGCTGCTGTCGCCGTCGTGCTGGCGATTCGCGTACACGGGGGGTGTTCTGATGGAAATCGAACGGAGCGTGCTACAAGTGTTGCTCTTGGTGGGCGTCGCGTTCTCAGCGACCGTCTGCTATGCGGTGCTCTATCAGATCCCCAAACAGGCGCTGCTCTTGGTCGGCTGCGTCGGGCTTGGCGCATGGCTCGTCCAATACATCTCGCTACAACTCTGGACGTCGCCTGTCTTTGCCGCACTGTTAGGCGGGGTGTTCGTCGGGGGGGCCAGCGAAAAGCTGGCTCGCATGATGCGGATGCCCGTCACGGTGTTTGTCGTCGGCGGGATCGTACCGCTCGTCCCCGGCTCATCGGCGATGGCGACGATGCGGGAATTTGTGATGGGCAATTATCTGGAGGGGTTGTCGCGCGGGACGCTGACGATGTTGATCGCCTCGGCGATCTCGGCAGGTCTCGTGCTGGCCGGTTCGTTGTTGCGTCAAGATAGGAGGGGGAAGCGTGCTCGGAAAAGTCAGTGATGCGGCCTTAGAACACGCGCTCTTGGCAAAAGGGGATCGGGTGCTCGTCGCCGTCTCGGGCGGTGTGGACTCCTGTGTGCTGCTCGACGTCCTGGTCAAGTTGCAAGCGCGGTGGGAGCTCGACCTCGCCGTCGTCCATGTCGATCACGGGCTGCGCGGGGAAGCGTCGGCAAGCGATGCCGATTTTGTTCGCAAGCGGGCCGCGCACTATGGGCTGCCCTGCTACGTAGGCGCGTTCGATGTCGGTGCGTATGCAAGTGCGCACAAACTCTCGATCCAGGCGGCAGCAAGGGAGGTGCGCTACGCCTATTTTAAAGAAATCGCGCAACAGACAGGGCGCACCAAGCTCGTCACCGCGCACCATGCGGACGATCAGGCCGAGACGGTGCTGATGCGTATCCTGCGCGGCACTGCGACCCGTGGTTTGACAGGCATCCCGATCAAACGGACGGAGACGGGGTATGAAGTCGTGCGGCCGATGCTGGCGATTTGGCGCGAAGAGATCGAACAATACGCAAAAAAGCAGGAAATCACGTATCGAGAAGACGCATCGAATGCATCATTAAAATACGTTCGTAATAAGATACGATTACAGCTTTTCCCCGAACTTCAGCGCGACTACAACTCAGGGGTAAAATCGGCGCTGCTCAATCTGTCCCGATTGGCAGGCGAAGATGAGCGCTATTTGGAGGAGTTGGCACAGCAGCGGTTTGCCGAAGCGGTGACGACGAGGGGAACGGCGCTTCTTGAAGTCAATTGTGAACATTTTGTTGTAAGTCCCCTTCCTTTACAACGACGGGTAATTACACTAATATTATATTATCTGTGCGGACATACCATAGTGTGGGAGCAAGTACATATCGAAAACATCCGCTCCCTCTTGACGGGCGCTTCGCCCAGTGCCCGCTTGTCCCTGCCTGGCGGGGTGCAAGTGCGGCGTGAATACAACCGCGCATTTGTAAGCGTTACAGATTCCGGTGAGACGGACAAGAAGACCGCCCCGCCCGCACGAGTCGTGCTGGGTCAAGAGCTTTTG from Tumebacillus algifaecis encodes the following:
- a CDS encoding vWA domain-containing protein, translated to MWQKMKMKQILLITDGCSNKGSDPVQAARMAHGQGIAVNVIGIVDGGDLGSAGRIEAAEIAEAGGGLSRIVEAKQLAMTMHMMTKHTVQMTIQQVVNKELKQLLGTDAEGLPPEKRTEVAEMVDRMGDEALLQLVLLIDTSASMHDKLPTVREAIRDLQIGLDVRKGAHQVAILSFPGSSKEDVCVLADFSAAPNLNKLSNDLRAQGGTPTGPAIERALQLFAGNAKPDLTPYREEDDRDGDMAAYVI
- a CDS encoding serine/threonine protein kinase, coding for MATWQPTSSKPLFCSGEVVRGVWNKRSYLVEGLLGRGANGEVYRVRKTNGERLALKVSPQSSDIALEHKILQQLQGAARGIDLGPLVFDLDDVSTPRGKAFFYVMEQVHGTALPPFLKKRGRHWTSVLMLQLCTYLEQMHQLGFCFGDLKVENCLVDEQRGRLRLVDFGGVTPFGRGVKEYTEWYDRAWWGQGSRRAEESYDVFALSMMVVALLAPDLRHKLAALTVPNFSLLMQSVAADPRFGPWRKALQSVWSGRTKTVARFRELLLPMVNASVQHEKREKRDNPSHDWSDVLLFGSAAVLIGVVCLIFL
- a CDS encoding threonine/serine exporter family protein, with the protein product MEIERSVLQVLLLVGVAFSATVCYAVLYQIPKQALLLVGCVGLGAWLVQYISLQLWTSPVFAALLGGVFVGGASEKLARMMRMPVTVFVVGGIVPLVPGSSAMATMREFVMGNYLEGLSRGTLTMLIASAISAGLVLAGSLLRQDRRGKRARKSQ
- the tilS gene encoding tRNA lysidine(34) synthetase TilS, which codes for MLGKVSDAALEHALLAKGDRVLVAVSGGVDSCVLLDVLVKLQARWELDLAVVHVDHGLRGEASASDADFVRKRAAHYGLPCYVGAFDVGAYASAHKLSIQAAAREVRYAYFKEIAQQTGRTKLVTAHHADDQAETVLMRILRGTATRGLTGIPIKRTETGYEVVRPMLAIWREEIEQYAKKQEITYREDASNASLKYVRNKIRLQLFPELQRDYNSGVKSALLNLSRLAGEDERYLEELAQQRFAEAVTTRGTALLEVNCEHFVVSPLPLQRRVITLILYYLCGHTIVWEQVHIENIRSLLTGASPSARLSLPGGVQVRREYNRAFVSVTDSGETDKKTAPPARVVLGQELLTGALHLPVELHGFDHRLQAEVTQGVPPRPTDAWEAQFDADELSGSCIYIRSWETGDRFHPIGMQGTRLISDVFVDAKVPIHKRMTWPLLCIDSEIAWVVGIRRGSQAKVTNKTRKTLVLRALRLS